A window from Pseudomonas moraviensis encodes these proteins:
- a CDS encoding LutC/YkgG family protein, with translation MSAKQNILGKLRKSLTGTTPIADTFDVDLVTQPYTYSAEQRIPQLRKLMEAVHTEIHLTSGAEWPGLLAQLLRDRQLPSLLIAPTTTHGQRITQHWANNPDLPALKSYDRPMEEWKAELFNDTPASLTGTLGAIAATGSLIIWPTREEPRLMSLVPPVHFALLKASEIRDNFYQVQQEFEWAQGMPTNALLVSGPSKTADIEQVLAYGAHGPKDLVVLILEDQ, from the coding sequence ATGAGCGCCAAGCAAAATATCCTCGGCAAGCTGCGGAAAAGTCTGACCGGCACCACGCCGATCGCCGACACCTTCGACGTCGATCTGGTCACCCAGCCCTACACCTACAGCGCCGAGCAACGCATCCCGCAACTGCGCAAACTGATGGAAGCGGTGCACACCGAAATCCACCTGACCTCGGGCGCCGAGTGGCCGGGATTACTGGCGCAACTGCTGCGCGACCGCCAGTTGCCGAGCCTGCTGATCGCTCCGACAACAACCCACGGGCAACGCATCACACAGCACTGGGCGAATAATCCCGATCTGCCAGCGTTGAAATCCTACGACCGGCCGATGGAAGAATGGAAAGCCGAGTTGTTCAACGACACCCCGGCCAGCCTCACCGGCACCCTCGGTGCGATCGCCGCGACCGGCAGCCTGATTATCTGGCCAACCCGTGAAGAGCCACGCTTGATGAGCCTGGTGCCGCCGGTGCATTTCGCCCTGCTCAAGGCCAGCGAAATCCGCGACAACTTCTATCAGGTGCAACAGGAGTTCGAATGGGCGCAAGGCATGCCGACCAACGCGCTGCTGGTCTCCGGCCCGTCGAAAACCGCCGATATTGAACAGGTCCTCGCCTATGGCGCCCATGGCCCGAAAGATCTGGTCGTGCTGATTCTGGAGGATCAATGA
- a CDS encoding LutB/LldF family L-lactate oxidation iron-sulfur protein, producing MSTSTIIPTVAVEEDFRTRAHNALGDQQLRNNFRTAMDSLMTKRAAAFSDAHEREHLRALGNSIKARALSKLPDLLEQLEQNLTRNGVTVHWAETVDEANGIVLSIIRAHEARQVIKGKSMVSEEMEMNHFLEARDIECLESDMGEYIVQLDHEKPSHIIMPAIHKNAGQVASLFHDKLGVEYTKDVDQLIQIGRRVLRQKFFEADIGVSGVNFAVAETGTLLLVENEGNGRMTTTVPPVHIAVTGIEKVVENLRDVVPLLSLLTRSALGIPITTYVNMISGPRKEHELDGPQEVHLVLLDNGRSQAFADSELRQTLNCIRCGACMNHCPVYTRVGGHTYGEVYPGPIGKIITPHMVGLAKVPDHPSASSLCGACGEVCPVKIPIPAILRRLREENVKAPDAPNQVMRGQGSKYSRKERFIWNAWARLNSSPTLYRIFVFFATRLRGLTPSNVGPWTQNHSAPEPAARSLHDMAREHLGKQGERR from the coding sequence ATGAGCACCTCGACGATTATTCCTACGGTCGCCGTAGAAGAAGATTTTCGCACCCGGGCGCACAACGCCTTGGGTGATCAGCAGTTGCGGAACAACTTCCGCACTGCCATGGATTCACTGATGACCAAGCGGGCAGCGGCTTTCAGCGATGCCCACGAAAGAGAACACTTGCGCGCACTGGGCAATTCGATCAAGGCCCGCGCGCTGTCCAAGTTGCCCGACCTGCTGGAGCAACTGGAACAGAACCTGACCCGCAACGGTGTGACAGTGCACTGGGCGGAAACGGTGGACGAGGCCAATGGCATCGTCCTGTCGATCATCCGCGCTCACGAGGCGCGGCAAGTGATCAAGGGCAAATCGATGGTCAGCGAAGAGATGGAGATGAACCATTTCCTCGAGGCTCGGGACATTGAATGTCTGGAGTCCGACATGGGGGAGTACATCGTCCAGCTCGACCACGAGAAGCCTTCACACATCATTATGCCGGCGATCCACAAGAATGCCGGTCAGGTCGCGTCCTTGTTCCACGACAAACTTGGCGTGGAATACACCAAGGACGTTGACCAACTCATTCAGATCGGTCGCAGGGTCCTGCGGCAGAAATTCTTCGAAGCCGACATCGGCGTCTCCGGCGTCAACTTCGCCGTGGCCGAAACCGGCACCCTGCTGCTGGTGGAAAACGAAGGCAACGGGCGCATGACCACCACCGTGCCGCCGGTGCATATCGCCGTGACCGGCATCGAAAAAGTCGTGGAAAACCTGCGCGACGTGGTGCCGCTGCTGTCACTGCTGACGCGCTCGGCGCTGGGCATTCCGATCACCACCTACGTCAACATGATCTCCGGCCCGCGCAAGGAACATGAACTCGACGGCCCGCAGGAAGTGCATCTGGTGCTGCTCGACAACGGTCGCAGCCAGGCTTTCGCCGACAGTGAATTGCGCCAGACCCTGAACTGCATCCGCTGCGGCGCCTGCATGAATCATTGCCCGGTGTACACCCGCGTCGGCGGCCACACCTATGGCGAGGTCTACCCGGGGCCGATCGGCAAAATCATCACCCCACACATGGTCGGCCTGGCCAAGGTTCCGGACCACCCGAGCGCGTCTTCACTGTGCGGCGCCTGCGGTGAAGTCTGCCCGGTGAAAATCCCGATCCCGGCGATCTTGCGGCGTCTGCGCGAAGAAAACGTCAAAGCCCCGGACGCGCCGAATCAGGTGATGCGCGGCCAAGGCAGCAAATATTCGCGCAAGGAGCGTTTTATCTGGAACGCCTGGGCCAGGCTCAACAGCTCGCCGACGCTGTACCGAATCTTTGTCTTTTTCGCCACGCGTCTGCGCGGGCTGACACCCAGCAACGTCGGCCCGTGGACGCAAAATCACAGCGCACCAGAACCCGCCGCGCGTTCGTTGCATGACATGGCCCGCGAGCATCTGGGCAAACAGGGAGAGCGTCGATGA
- a CDS encoding (Fe-S)-binding protein, whose translation MSELFYNAVPNATRVAPPLPEPRQYPSEIPSRVYLFGTCVVDLFYPEAGMDAIHLLEREGIQVEYPQGQSCCGQPAYTSGYTEQARTVARSQLALFAGDYPVVVPSGSCAGMLREHYADLFKDEPETLKQVQALAARTYELAEFLLFVCKVQLKDSGEPVKVALHTSCSARREMNTHLHGRELLAQLNNVERVNHDHESECCGFGGTFSVRMPDISGAMVADKTRALKDSGAHKVLSADCGCLMNINGALEKQQEALRGQHLASFLWQRTGGAQ comes from the coding sequence ATGAGCGAGCTTTTCTACAACGCTGTGCCGAACGCGACCCGCGTGGCACCGCCACTGCCCGAACCTCGGCAATACCCCAGCGAGATACCGTCGCGGGTCTACCTGTTCGGCACGTGTGTGGTTGACCTGTTCTACCCCGAAGCCGGGATGGACGCGATCCATCTGCTGGAGCGCGAAGGCATCCAGGTCGAGTATCCGCAAGGGCAGAGTTGCTGCGGCCAACCGGCCTACACCTCGGGTTACACCGAGCAGGCGCGGACCGTAGCGCGCTCGCAACTGGCGCTGTTTGCCGGGGATTATCCGGTGGTGGTGCCCTCGGGTTCCTGCGCCGGCATGCTGCGCGAGCATTACGCCGACTTGTTCAAGGACGAGCCGGAGACGTTGAAACAGGTGCAGGCCCTTGCGGCTCGCACCTATGAACTGGCCGAGTTTCTGCTGTTTGTCTGCAAGGTGCAGCTCAAGGACAGCGGCGAACCGGTGAAAGTCGCGCTGCACACGTCGTGTTCGGCACGCCGCGAAATGAACACCCACCTGCACGGCCGCGAGTTGTTGGCGCAGTTGAACAATGTGGAACGGGTCAATCACGACCACGAAAGCGAATGCTGTGGCTTTGGTGGGACATTCAGCGTCCGTATGCCAGACATTTCCGGCGCGATGGTGGCTGACAAGACCCGCGCGCTGAAGGACTCCGGCGCACACAAGGTACTAAGTGCCGACTGCGGCTGTTTGATGAACATCAACGGCGCGCTGGAGAAACAGCAGGAAGCGTTGCGCGGGCAACATCTAGCGAGCTTCCTCTGGCAGCGAACCGGAGGTGCGCAATGA
- a CDS encoding lactate permease LctP family transporter, whose product MQTWQQLYSPLGSLGVSALAAVIPIVFFFLALAVFRLKGHVAGSITLALSIAVAIFAFQMPVDMAFAAAGYGFAYGLWPIAWIIVAAVFLYKLTVKSGQFEVIRSSVLSITDDQRLQVLLIGFCFGAFLEGAAGFGAPVAITAALLVGLGFNPLYAAGLCLIANTAPVAFGALGIPIIVAGQVTGIDAFKIGAMTGRQLPLLSLFVPFWLVFMMDGLRGVRETWPAALVAGLSFAITQYFTSNFIGPELPDITSALASLISLTLFLKVWQPRRAAGQHIVGAVSASVVSASVGGFGQKRTTVASPYSLGEIFKAWSPFLILTVLVTIWTLKPFKAMFAAGGSMYSWVFNFAIPHLDQLVIKTAPIVANPTAIPAVFKLDPISATGTAIFFSALISMLVLKIDFRTGLTTLKETFYELRWPILSIGMVLAFAFVTNYSGMSSTMALVLAGTGAAFPFFSPFLGWLGVFLTGSDTSSNALFSSLQATTAHQIGVNDTLLVAANTSGGVTGKMISPQSIAVACAATGLVGKESDLFRFTLKHSLFFATIVGLITLAQAYWFTGMLVQH is encoded by the coding sequence ATGCAAACCTGGCAACAGCTCTACAGCCCGCTCGGCAGTCTCGGCGTTTCCGCACTCGCGGCCGTCATTCCCATCGTGTTCTTCTTTCTCGCCCTGGCGGTGTTCCGCCTCAAAGGCCATGTGGCCGGCAGCATCACCCTTGCGCTTTCGATTGCCGTGGCGATTTTCGCTTTCCAGATGCCAGTGGACATGGCGTTCGCCGCCGCCGGTTATGGCTTCGCTTATGGTCTGTGGCCGATTGCCTGGATCATTGTCGCGGCGGTATTCCTTTACAAACTGACGGTGAAGAGCGGTCAGTTCGAGGTCATCCGCAGCTCGGTTCTGTCGATCACCGATGACCAGCGCCTGCAGGTGCTGCTGATCGGTTTCTGCTTCGGCGCATTTCTGGAAGGTGCCGCCGGTTTCGGCGCGCCGGTCGCGATTACTGCCGCACTCCTTGTAGGACTGGGCTTCAATCCGCTGTACGCCGCCGGCCTGTGCCTGATCGCCAACACCGCGCCGGTGGCGTTCGGCGCGCTGGGGATTCCGATCATCGTTGCGGGTCAGGTCACTGGCATTGACGCCTTCAAGATCGGCGCCATGACCGGTCGCCAACTGCCGCTGCTGTCGCTGTTCGTGCCGTTCTGGCTGGTGTTCATGATGGACGGCCTGCGCGGTGTGCGCGAAACCTGGCCGGCCGCGCTGGTGGCAGGTTTGAGCTTCGCTATCACCCAGTACTTCACTTCGAACTTCATCGGCCCGGAACTGCCGGACATCACCTCGGCGCTGGCCAGCCTGATTTCCCTGACCCTGTTCCTCAAGGTCTGGCAACCACGCCGCGCCGCCGGCCAGCACATCGTCGGCGCCGTGTCCGCCTCGGTGGTCAGCGCCAGCGTCGGCGGTTTCGGCCAGAAGCGCACCACCGTGGCTTCGCCCTACAGCCTCGGGGAAATTTTCAAGGCCTGGTCGCCGTTCCTGATCCTCACCGTACTGGTGACGATCTGGACGCTGAAGCCTTTCAAAGCGATGTTCGCTGCTGGCGGCTCGATGTACAGCTGGGTATTCAACTTCGCGATTCCGCACCTTGATCAACTGGTGATCAAGACTGCGCCGATCGTGGCCAATCCGACTGCCATTCCAGCGGTGTTCAAACTTGATCCGATTTCCGCCACCGGAACAGCGATTTTCTTCTCCGCGCTGATTTCGATGCTGGTACTGAAGATCGATTTCAGAACTGGTCTGACCACTTTGAAAGAGACCTTCTACGAACTGCGCTGGCCGATCCTGTCGATCGGCATGGTGCTGGCGTTCGCCTTTGTCACCAACTACTCCGGCATGTCCTCGACCATGGCCCTGGTATTGGCCGGTACCGGCGCGGCATTCCCGTTCTTCTCGCCGTTCCTCGGTTGGCTGGGCGTGTTCCTCACCGGTTCGGATACGTCGTCGAACGCGCTGTTCAGTTCGTTGCAAGCGACCACGGCGCACCAGATCGGCGTCAACGACACCCTGCTGGTGGCGGCCAATACCAGCGGCGGCGTGACCGGCAAGATGATCTCGCCGCAATCGATCGCCGTGGCCTGCGCCGCGACCGGTCTGGTCGGCAAGGAATCGGATCTGTTCCGCTTCACCCTCAAGCACAGCCTATTCTTTGCAACGATTGTCGGTTTGATCACCCTGGCTCAGGCCTACTGGTTCACCGGCATGCTGGTGCAGCACTAA
- a CDS encoding GntR family transcriptional regulator — protein MGFDQIRQRRLSDDIVERLEGMILEGTLKSGERLPAERTLAEQFGVSRPSLREAIQKLAAKGLLVSRQGGGNYVVEGLGSTFSDPLLQLLESNPEAQRDLLEFRHTLEASCAYYAALRATDVDRERLTTAFEELQDCYSRHEEVSRAEEGAADAKFHLAIAEASHNAVLLHTIRGLFDLLKRNVVTNIGGMYKQRTETRDMLISQHRELYLAIIEGRAEQAREVSSRHILYVQEVLEEVRQEVQRMARAERRKGM, from the coding sequence ATGGGCTTTGATCAGATACGTCAGCGCCGTTTGTCTGACGATATTGTCGAGCGCCTCGAAGGGATGATCCTTGAGGGCACGCTGAAGTCAGGCGAGCGGCTGCCGGCCGAGCGTACCCTGGCCGAACAATTTGGCGTATCACGCCCGTCGTTGCGCGAGGCGATTCAGAAACTCGCGGCCAAAGGCTTGCTGGTCAGCCGCCAGGGCGGCGGCAATTATGTGGTGGAAGGGCTTGGTTCGACGTTCAGCGATCCGCTGTTGCAATTGCTTGAAAGCAATCCCGAAGCGCAGCGCGATTTGCTCGAGTTTCGGCACACCCTGGAGGCGTCGTGCGCTTATTACGCCGCGTTGCGCGCCACCGATGTCGATCGTGAACGACTGACTACTGCGTTCGAAGAGCTGCAGGATTGCTACTCGCGCCATGAAGAGGTCAGCCGCGCGGAAGAGGGCGCGGCGGATGCGAAATTTCATCTGGCGATTGCCGAAGCCAGCCACAACGCGGTGTTGCTGCATACCATTCGTGGTTTGTTCGATCTGCTCAAGCGCAACGTCGTGACCAACATTGGCGGCATGTACAAACAGCGCACGGAAACCCGCGACATGCTGATCTCGCAGCATCGAGAATTGTATCTGGCGATTATCGAAGGGCGCGCGGAGCAGGCCAGGGAAGTGTCCAGCCGACATATTCTGTATGTGCAGGAAGTGCTGGAAGAGGTGCGTCAGGAGGTGCAGCGCATGGCTCGGGCGGAGCGGCGCAAGGGGATGTGA
- the smpB gene encoding SsrA-binding protein SmpB: MAKQKKHPTGTIAQNKKARHDYFIEHKFEAGLVLAGWEVKSLRASKLQLVDSYVLLKDGEAWLLGSHITPLMTASTHVIADPVRTRKLLLNRRELDKLAAAVQQKGYACVCLSWYWSKHMVKCEIALGKGKKEYDKRDTERERDAGRELQRAVRNKGKED, translated from the coding sequence ATGGCTAAACAGAAGAAACACCCAACAGGGACCATCGCGCAGAACAAAAAGGCGCGACACGATTACTTCATCGAGCACAAGTTCGAGGCTGGTCTGGTCCTGGCCGGCTGGGAAGTAAAAAGTCTGCGGGCGAGCAAGTTGCAGCTGGTCGACAGCTATGTCCTGCTCAAGGATGGCGAAGCGTGGTTGCTCGGCAGCCACATCACGCCGCTGATGACCGCAAGCACTCACGTCATCGCCGACCCGGTGCGCACACGCAAACTGCTGCTCAACCGCCGCGAGCTGGACAAGCTCGCCGCCGCCGTGCAGCAAAAGGGTTACGCCTGCGTCTGCCTGTCCTGGTACTGGAGCAAGCACATGGTCAAGTGCGAGATCGCTCTGGGCAAGGGCAAGAAGGAATACGACAAGCGTGACACCGAGCGCGAGCGCGACGCCGGTCGTGAATTGCAGCGAGCGGTGCGCAACAAGGGCAAGGAAGACTAG